The Hippoglossus hippoglossus isolate fHipHip1 chromosome 21, fHipHip1.pri, whole genome shotgun sequence genome contains a region encoding:
- the dbr1 gene encoding lariat debranching enzyme → MKIAVEGCCHGELDKIYETIAYLEKKEGVTVDLLLCCGDFQAVRNEGDMKCMAVPAKYRTMQTFYKYYSGEKKAPVLTIFIGGNHEASNHMQELSYGGWVAPNIYYLGYAGVIRYRGIRIGGLSGIFKSRDYRKGHHEFPPYNPDTLRSVYHIRNIEVFRLKQIQMPMDIFLSHDWPRGIYYYGSVGELLRKKKFLRQEVESNTLGSPAAEELMSHLQPNYWFSAHLHVKFAAVMQHPPKGDAAPRVTKFLSLDKCLPHREFLQIVDVQERPGSSEGLEYDPEWLAILKATNSLQRTTLHHWNPPENNGLHERWDFRASEAAMMKVMEDLSGDLAIPDNFSRTVPAYDPNKPQYHAPPSYNTNPQTTELCATLGLTDLYAQDGQVGEVGKFQGSTGGEEDDEDGNSVGSADEPSEYPTDTSGLSSSCNPDEITIEDEWEEEEEEEEENGSKVAAKGDELSDVHTPARMVLPEPKSKVSPNNLSDLMKLPPPSHSTPAAARSHSGSESEGLCEGGGEDDSAARILKRTSDEAVNPGSRGTTPMIKRRNQVIYAAVEDEECED, encoded by the exons ATGAAGATCGCAGTAGAAGGCTGTTGCCATGGGGAGCTCGACAAGATCTATGAGACCATCGCCTACCTGGAGAAGAAGGAAGGGGTGACGGTGGACCTGCTGCTTTGCTGTGGCGACTTCCAGGCTGTGCGAAACGAGGGAGACATGAAGTGCATGGCAGTGCCGGCCAAGTACAGAACGATGCAAACCTTCTACAA ATACTACTCTGGAGAGAAGAAGGCTCCAGTTCTCACCATCTTCATCGGAGGGAACCACGAGGCTTCCAACCACATGCAGGAGCTTTCTTACGGGGGCTGGGTGGCACCAAACATTTATTATCTGG GTTACGCTGGTGTTATTCGCTACAGAGGGATTCGAATCGGTGGCTTATCGGGAATCTTCAAATCACGTGACTACAGGAAAG GTCATCATGAATTCCCTCCGTACAACCCTGATACTCTACGAAGTGTGTATCACATCCGAAACATCGAGGTGTTCAGATTAAAACAG ATCCAGATGCCCATGGACATCTTCCTGAGCCACGACTGGCCTCGAGGAATCTACTACTACGGCAGCGTAGGGGAGCTGCTGCGCAAGAAGAAGTTTCTGCGTCAGGAGGTGGAGTCAAACACTCTGGGAAGTCCTGCGGCGGAGGAGCTCATGTCTCACCTCCAGCCTAACTACTGGTTCTCTGCTCATCTCCATGTGAAATTTGCTGCCGTTATGCAGCATCCG cctaAAGGTGATGCTGCCCCACGTGTAACCAAATTCCTGTCTCTGGATAAATGTTTGCCCCATAGGGAGTTCTTACAG ATTGTGGATGTTCAAGAGAGACCGGGTTCGTCCGAGGGTCTTGAGTATGATCCGGAGTGGCTTGCTATTCTGAAGGCCACAAACAGTCTGCAGAGGACCACCCTTCACCACTGGAACCCCCCTGAGAATAATGGCCTGCATGAACG GTGGGACTTCAGAGCTTCAGAAGCAGCTATGATGAAGGTGATGGAGGATCTCAGCGGTGACCTCGCCATTCCAGACAACTTTAGCCGGACTGTGCCGGCCTACGACCCCAACAAGCCCCAGTACCACGCCCCCCCCagctacaacaccaacccccAGACGACCGAGCTCTGTGCCACGTTGGGTCTCACGGACCTCTACGCCCAGGATGGGCAGGTAGGTGAGGTGGGGAAGTTTCAGGGCAGCActggaggggaggaggatgatgaagacgGGAATAGTGTGGGAAGCGCAGACGAGCCGAGCGAGTATCCAACCGACACCTCGGGATTGTCCAGCTCCTGTAATCCTGATGAGATCACCATAGAGGATgaatgggaggaagaggaggaggaggaggaggagaacgggTCGAAAGTGGCAGCAAAGGGAGACGAGCTCTCTGACGTCCACACCCCCGCCCGTATGGTTCTGCCAGAGCCAAAATCCAAAGTGTCACCCAATAACCTGTCCGACTTAATGAAGCTGCCACCTCCCTCCCACTCGACCCCAGCTGCAGCTCGCTCTCACTCTGGATCAGAAAGCGAAGGACTGtgcgagggggggggagaggacgACTCCGCCGCTCGGATCTTAAAACGTACGAGCGACGAAGCTGTCAATCCTGGCAGCCGAGGCACGACCCCCATGATCAAACGCAGGAACCAGGTCATCTACGCTGCAGTGGAGGACGAGGAGTGTGAGGACtag